In Streptomyces puniciscabiei, a single genomic region encodes these proteins:
- a CDS encoding pyridoxamine 5'-phosphate oxidase family protein has product MGKTYERIDGRLRTFIEEQPLFFTATAPLSGDGTVNLSPKGLKGSFAVLDELTVAYLDFAGSNAETIAHLRENGRITLMWCAFQGPPNIVRVHGRGEPVFRDDPRFEELLTHFPGIDPSLHGLRAIIVVHAELLRDTCGYAVPYMAYESDRDLHERRFAREDDVTLNAYFEKKEHVATSLDGLPGLPLPLPPSTV; this is encoded by the coding sequence ATGGGAAAGACCTATGAGCGCATCGACGGCAGGCTCCGGACGTTCATCGAGGAGCAGCCCCTCTTCTTCACCGCGACCGCCCCGCTGTCCGGCGACGGCACGGTCAACCTCTCCCCCAAGGGCCTCAAGGGCTCCTTCGCCGTGCTCGACGAACTGACCGTGGCGTACCTGGACTTCGCCGGGTCCAACGCCGAGACCATCGCGCACCTCAGGGAGAACGGCCGGATCACCCTGATGTGGTGCGCCTTCCAGGGCCCGCCGAACATCGTGCGCGTGCACGGCCGGGGCGAGCCCGTCTTCCGGGACGACCCGCGGTTCGAGGAGCTCCTCACCCACTTCCCCGGCATCGACCCGAGCCTGCACGGGCTGCGCGCGATCATCGTCGTCCACGCGGAACTGCTCCGGGACACCTGCGGGTACGCCGTCCCCTACATGGCGTACGAGAGCGACCGCGACCTGCACGAGAGGCGTTTCGCGCGGGAGGACGACGTCACGCTGAACGCGTACTTCGAGAAGAAGGAGCATGTCGCGACGAGCCTGGACGGACTACCCGGGCTGCCGTTGCCGCTGCCGCCGTCTACCGTCTGA
- a CDS encoding L,D-transpeptidase family protein has translation MRPGVVLALVSASSLGLLGVAPGPGPVPLPAQMADTGGGGQLIIAQAPATGSTSGTVTWWDLKDGQWVQAGSAPARFGANGLVEGAARQQGTNTTPTGLYGLPFGFGIKAAPSGTRVEYRAVKESSWWCQDNDAAAYNRWVDPLPADCRASESEHLISYSTQYAYGLVIGFNYDQPVRGRGAGIFLHVNGQAATAGCVSVPEDAMQRILQWAEPGQKPHMAIGTVDGPTAVTRY, from the coding sequence ATGCGCCCCGGTGTCGTGCTCGCCCTCGTGTCCGCCTCCTCGCTCGGGCTGCTCGGTGTCGCACCGGGTCCCGGGCCCGTGCCGCTGCCCGCGCAGATGGCGGACACCGGCGGAGGCGGCCAGCTGATCATCGCTCAGGCACCGGCTACCGGCTCGACATCGGGGACGGTCACCTGGTGGGACCTGAAGGACGGGCAGTGGGTGCAGGCCGGTTCGGCACCGGCCCGCTTCGGAGCGAACGGGCTGGTGGAGGGGGCCGCGCGGCAGCAGGGCACGAACACGACACCGACCGGCTTGTACGGCCTTCCCTTCGGGTTCGGGATCAAGGCGGCACCGAGCGGGACGCGCGTCGAGTACCGGGCGGTGAAGGAGAGTTCCTGGTGGTGCCAGGACAACGACGCGGCGGCGTACAACCGTTGGGTGGATCCGCTGCCCGCCGACTGCCGCGCCTCCGAGTCCGAGCACCTCATCTCATACTCGACTCAGTACGCGTACGGCCTCGTCATCGGGTTCAACTACGACCAGCCCGTACGGGGGCGAGGGGCCGGGATCTTCCTCCACGTGAACGGGCAGGCGGCGACGGCCGGGTGTGTGTCGGTGCCGGAGGACGCGATGCAGCGGATCCTGCAGTGGGCGGAACCGGGGCAGAAGCCGCACATGGCCATCGGGACGGTGGACGGGCCCACTGCCGTCACCCGGTACTGA